A single Bacteroidota bacterium DNA region contains:
- a CDS encoding YdeI/OmpD-associated family protein yields MELHNGINTYHAKTRKDWRKWLEKNSQTEKSVWLIIYKKERDIPSIYYPEAVDEALCFGWIDSKPNKRDESSYYQFFAKRNPKSNWSKFNKEKVAKLIEQGLMQSAGFEMIEIAKKNGTWTALDDVENITVPDDLQAQFSKNKIAFANWVKFPRSSKRGILEWILNAKKDDTRQKRIEETVRLATDNIKANHSRQ; encoded by the coding sequence TTGGAATTACATAACGGCATAAATACTTATCACGCCAAGACACGAAAAGATTGGCGAAAATGGTTGGAAAAAAATAGCCAAACAGAAAAATCTGTTTGGCTCATCATTTACAAAAAAGAGAGAGACATCCCGAGCATTTATTACCCAGAAGCGGTGGACGAAGCATTGTGTTTTGGTTGGATAGACAGCAAACCAAACAAAAGGGATGAGAGTAGTTATTATCAATTCTTTGCGAAGAGAAACCCTAAAAGCAATTGGAGTAAGTTTAACAAAGAGAAAGTTGCAAAACTGATTGAACAAGGACTTATGCAATCCGCAGGTTTTGAAATGATAGAAATTGCCAAAAAAAATGGGACTTGGACAGCATTGGATGATGTAGAGAATATTACCGTTCCAGACGACTTACAAGCACAATTCTCAAAAAACAAAATTGCATTTGCAAATTGGGTGAAATTTCCACGTTCATCAAAACGGGGAATACTTGAATGGATACTCAACGCTAAGAAAGACGATACAAGACAAAAACGAATTGAAGAAACAGTGCGTCTTGCAACAGACAACATAAAAGCAAATCATTCCAGACAATGA
- a CDS encoding DJ-1/PfpI family protein, giving the protein MSNKTKTNFFQRLLGIAPTIEKDGRGYIPSPLGLFLGVDKKSGYKHTDFGGKKYTGNKKILVLCTEERYLEMANGVLFSTGQNVQETTVPLMHLVNAGFNFDVVTPTGKPAILEQWSVPKKDIAVITFLANNQSKFDRPLSLSEMIANGKLNEDSDYVALFLPGGHGAMVGLPEDKNVGTLIRWVKDTDRYLVAVCHGPAALMATVQNGDGPHPYSGYKLAAFPDKFDKQSPMLGYLPGMLPWFQCEKLEEQGMKVINDGVKGDTYIDRRLFSGDSPKACDQLGKMISEELLKKFASN; this is encoded by the coding sequence ATGAGTAATAAAACAAAAACAAACTTCTTTCAGCGTTTGCTCGGCATCGCCCCTACTATAGAGAAGGACGGTAGAGGATACATCCCATCTCCGCTCGGCCTTTTTCTTGGTGTAGATAAAAAAAGTGGCTATAAGCACACAGACTTCGGAGGTAAGAAGTACACAGGAAATAAAAAAATATTAGTCCTTTGTACAGAAGAACGTTACCTTGAAATGGCTAATGGTGTTTTGTTCTCCACAGGGCAAAATGTACAGGAGACAACAGTACCTCTGATGCACTTGGTAAATGCAGGGTTTAACTTTGATGTGGTTACACCAACTGGTAAGCCTGCAATTCTTGAACAGTGGTCGGTGCCCAAAAAAGATATTGCAGTAATTACATTTCTTGCAAATAATCAATCCAAGTTTGACCGTCCGTTATCACTTTCGGAAATGATTGCGAATGGTAAGCTCAACGAAGATTCTGATTATGTTGCTTTGTTTCTACCTGGCGGGCATGGTGCCATGGTTGGCTTGCCAGAAGATAAAAATGTAGGCACTTTGATTCGTTGGGTAAAAGATACTGACCGATACCTTGTTGCCGTTTGCCACGGGCCTGCCGCCCTTATGGCGACCGTTCAAAATGGAGATGGCCCGCATCCATATAGTGGATACAAACTGGCCGCTTTTCCAGATAAATTTGATAAGCAATCTCCCATGCTTGGTTATTTACCGGGCATGCTTCCTTGGTTCCAATGTGAAAAACTTGAAGAACAAGGTATGAAAGTCATTAATGACGGTGTTAAAGGAGACACTTATATTGATCGCAGACTTTTTAGTGGAGATAGTCCAAAGGCCTGCGACCAATTAGGAAAAATGATTTCTGAAGAATTACTTAAAAAATTCGCTAGCAATTAA
- a CDS encoding helix-turn-helix transcriptional regulator, with translation MKPIIQLHSISEINHFVQNKTNHPLVAVVDFSKVDEYVEEGTRISTDFYSIMFKNYCANKIRYGRQSYDFQDGSLVCIAPKQVVTMDSEIEKRDDMMGWGLFFHPDLLRGTSLGEKMNEYTFFSYETAEALHLSEKEKQTLYDCVQKIATELQENIDNHSQTLIVSNIELLLNYCSRYYGRQFITRKSSNSNTIAQVEKLLKSYFKSEQLKETGLPTVKYLADNIHLSASYLSDLLKKETGMNAQDHIHYYLIEEAKNILINSDNSVGEIAYSLGFEYPQYFSKLFKQKTGKTPIEYRNLN, from the coding sequence ATGAAACCAATTATTCAATTACATAGCATATCCGAAATCAACCACTTTGTGCAAAACAAAACTAATCACCCATTGGTTGCAGTGGTTGATTTTAGTAAAGTAGATGAATACGTAGAAGAAGGTACAAGGATTAGTACTGATTTCTATTCCATTATGTTTAAAAACTATTGCGCCAATAAAATACGGTATGGAAGACAATCTTATGATTTTCAGGATGGAAGTTTGGTTTGCATTGCGCCAAAGCAAGTGGTTACAATGGACAGTGAGATTGAGAAGAGAGACGATATGATGGGTTGGGGTTTGTTCTTTCATCCAGATTTACTTCGTGGTACATCGTTAGGTGAAAAAATGAATGAATACACTTTTTTTTCATACGAAACTGCTGAGGCCTTGCATTTATCTGAAAAAGAAAAACAAACTTTATATGACTGTGTGCAAAAAATTGCAACGGAATTACAAGAAAATATTGACAATCACAGCCAAACCCTTATAGTTTCAAATATTGAATTACTTCTCAATTATTGTTCACGCTACTACGGCAGACAATTTATTACTAGAAAAAGTAGTAATTCAAACACAATTGCGCAGGTAGAGAAATTATTAAAATCCTACTTCAAATCGGAACAGTTGAAAGAAACTGGTTTGCCGACAGTAAAATATTTAGCTGACAACATACATTTATCTGCCAGTTATTTAAGTGACCTGCTCAAAAAGGAAACAGGAATGAATGCACAAGACCATATTCATTACTACCTTATTGAAGAAGCCAAAAATATTTTGATAAACTCCGACAACAGTGTTGGAGAAATTGCTTATTCATTAGGATTTGAGTACCCTCAATATTTCAGCAAACTTTTTAAACAAAAGACAGGGAAGACTCCAATTGAATACAGAAACCTAAATTGA
- a CDS encoding DUF3291 domain-containing protein, translating to MIISITKIELKSYSKLVAFFKFNAQIISELKQSNCKKYKVTNNWNLKHWYTMTLWFSEEEINAFYRHGTHLEAMKQSKLFSSKIQSKRINRGELISWNEAKMLFDIK from the coding sequence ATGATAATATCAATTACTAAAATAGAGTTGAAGTCATATTCTAAATTAGTTGCCTTTTTTAAGTTTAACGCACAAATTATTAGTGAGTTGAAACAATCAAATTGCAAAAAGTATAAAGTAACCAACAACTGGAATTTGAAGCACTGGTATACAATGACTCTATGGTTTAGTGAAGAAGAAATCAATGCGTTTTATCGACATGGAACACATTTAGAAGCGATGAAACAATCTAAGTTATTCTCTTCTAAAATTCAATCCAAACGAATAAATAGGGGGGAGTTAATAAGTTGGAATGAAGCAAAAATGTTATTTGACATTAAATAA
- a CDS encoding oxidoreductase, whose amino-acid sequence MSKKIILITGASSGMGKETAKELIQQGHTVYTVARRIDQMQDLKTLGGHPIQMDVTNASDIQNAVDTIIKQEGKIDVLWNNAGYGLYGAVEDVPIQEARQQFEVNLFGLAAITQIVVPYMRKAKMGTIINTSSMGGKMYTPMGAWYHASKHAVEGFSDCLRLEIKQFNINVVILEPGIIRTEFADVMLNQLSKFSSKGAYATITNKLVAATKKLFDSGKGSKPIVISNTVSKIINERKPKTRYRVGLYAKPMVWMRIYLGDRLFDKIVMSQV is encoded by the coding sequence ATGAGCAAGAAAATAATTTTAATCACGGGTGCAAGTTCAGGAATGGGCAAAGAAACTGCAAAAGAACTCATTCAGCAAGGACATACAGTTTACACTGTTGCAAGACGAATTGACCAAATGCAAGACCTCAAAACATTAGGTGGGCATCCTATTCAAATGGATGTTACAAACGCAAGTGACATTCAAAATGCAGTGGACACGATCATTAAGCAAGAAGGGAAAATCGATGTTCTTTGGAACAATGCAGGATATGGTTTGTATGGTGCTGTTGAAGACGTACCAATCCAAGAAGCCAGACAACAATTTGAAGTAAATTTGTTTGGATTAGCGGCAATTACACAAATAGTCGTTCCATACATGCGTAAAGCAAAAATGGGAACAATTATTAACACTTCTTCCATGGGCGGAAAAATGTACACACCAATGGGTGCTTGGTATCATGCCAGCAAACATGCAGTTGAAGGTTTTAGCGATTGTTTGAGATTAGAAATTAAACAATTTAATATAAATGTAGTTATTTTAGAGCCGGGAATCATTAGAACCGAGTTTGCTGATGTTATGTTAAACCAGTTAAGTAAATTTTCATCAAAAGGAGCTTATGCTACAATCACAAACAAACTAGTAGCTGCGACTAAAAAATTGTTTGATAGCGGAAAGGGTTCAAAACCTATTGTAATTTCCAACACTGTGAGTAAAATTATAAATGAACGAAAACCAAAAACAAGATATAGAGTTGGGCTATATGCAAAACCAATGGTTTGGATGAGAATTTATTTAGGGGATAGATTATTTGATAAAATTGTAATGAGCCAAGTATAA
- a CDS encoding glutamine synthetase III, translating to MNQTNTVNSGVDAETMTHSNSSGSRKISDLFGENIFNMRTLKAYVSDEVYQKMRGVTLQQKPIEASTVEQMAEAMIKWAMEKGVTHFSHWFQPLTDSPAEKHDAFYKPTINPEIKGIESLTAGELVKRETDGSSFPSGGLRATHSARAYTIWDPSSPAFILETKLGKTLYVPAVFISFTGEALDYKTPLLKSNHALNKAATEVCKYFDESIGHVFSTLGWEQEYFLVDERFYNARPDLLLTGRTIFGGKPAKGQQLDDHYFAAIPERVEEFMKDFEFESLKLGIPILTRHNEVAPGQYECAPMFEESNVAVDHNQLIRVIMEKTAVKHKFRILFNEKPFAGLNGSGKHCNWSMSTSTGKNILSPGNSPGSNLLFLTFFINIIKAIHDNGDILRASIATAGNDHRLGANEAPPAIISVYTGSILQQVLDNFWTDGLAAQMEDKAEMMDLGLTKIPHITKDQTDRNRTSPFPFTDNRFEFRAVGASAHCGAPITVLNTIIADQLVIFKSEVDKLSLNNTDQKANIIKVLQSYKDAVNRIVFNGNGYSKEWEEEAKKRGLSNNKNTPSALKSLLTEKSIQVFKRQQVFSSKELESRCDVLLENYTNKVDIEANLFLEMSHSFILPAAYKTINRMSEVHNNMKSMGLEAQAKHLVDKMVSPIAYLAEKVSKDLVGLKHELMEARAMEDAFEKASTYANKVIPYFEKIRANVDMLEGVVDNEHWTLPKYRELLFIR from the coding sequence ATGAATCAAACTAACACTGTTAACTCTGGGGTCGATGCCGAAACGATGACTCACTCCAATTCATCCGGTTCAAGAAAAATTTCTGATCTGTTTGGTGAAAACATCTTCAATATGCGAACGCTTAAAGCTTATGTTTCCGATGAAGTATATCAGAAAATGAGGGGAGTAACGCTGCAGCAAAAACCAATAGAAGCATCTACTGTTGAGCAAATGGCCGAGGCAATGATAAAATGGGCAATGGAAAAAGGGGTTACTCATTTTTCACATTGGTTTCAACCTCTTACCGATTCCCCTGCCGAAAAACATGATGCATTTTATAAACCTACCATCAACCCAGAGATAAAGGGCATTGAAAGCCTTACTGCGGGCGAATTGGTAAAGCGCGAAACTGATGGCTCCAGTTTTCCTTCAGGAGGATTAAGGGCAACACATTCAGCAAGAGCATACACCATTTGGGATCCGTCATCACCGGCATTTATTTTGGAAACAAAATTAGGAAAGACACTTTATGTTCCGGCAGTATTTATTTCATTTACCGGTGAAGCGCTGGACTACAAAACGCCTTTATTAAAATCAAATCATGCTTTGAACAAGGCGGCCACTGAAGTCTGCAAATATTTTGACGAAAGCATAGGTCACGTTTTTTCAACCCTGGGTTGGGAACAAGAATACTTCCTTGTTGATGAGCGGTTTTACAATGCGCGTCCCGATCTTTTGCTAACCGGCAGAACAATTTTTGGAGGAAAACCGGCCAAAGGCCAACAGCTAGATGATCATTATTTTGCTGCCATACCTGAGCGTGTGGAAGAATTTATGAAGGATTTTGAATTTGAAAGTCTAAAACTTGGAATACCAATTCTTACAAGACATAATGAAGTAGCTCCCGGGCAATATGAGTGCGCACCCATGTTTGAAGAATCAAATGTTGCAGTAGACCACAATCAACTAATTCGTGTGATAATGGAAAAGACTGCGGTGAAACATAAATTCAGAATCCTATTCAACGAGAAGCCTTTTGCCGGCCTTAACGGAAGCGGAAAACATTGCAATTGGTCCATGTCAACAAGCACAGGAAAAAATATTCTTTCTCCGGGCAATTCTCCAGGCTCCAATTTGCTTTTCCTTACATTTTTTATCAATATCATTAAAGCTATTCATGATAATGGTGATATACTTAGAGCAAGTATTGCCACTGCGGGTAACGATCATCGTCTTGGCGCCAATGAAGCGCCACCGGCAATTATCTCGGTATATACAGGATCCATATTGCAGCAGGTGCTTGATAATTTCTGGACTGATGGGTTAGCCGCTCAAATGGAAGACAAAGCAGAGATGATGGATCTTGGTCTAACCAAAATTCCTCATATAACCAAAGACCAAACAGATAGAAACAGAACATCTCCATTCCCATTTACCGACAATCGTTTTGAATTTCGTGCTGTGGGTGCCTCTGCGCATTGTGGGGCTCCTATCACGGTGTTAAATACAATAATTGCAGATCAACTGGTAATTTTCAAATCGGAAGTAGACAAACTCAGTTTAAATAATACCGACCAAAAAGCCAATATTATAAAAGTGTTGCAGAGTTACAAAGATGCTGTTAACCGCATCGTTTTTAATGGTAATGGGTATTCTAAAGAATGGGAAGAAGAAGCAAAGAAACGCGGACTAAGTAATAATAAAAATACACCCTCAGCTTTAAAATCTTTGTTGACCGAAAAGTCAATTCAGGTCTTTAAACGTCAACAGGTTTTTAGTTCAAAAGAATTGGAAAGCAGATGCGATGTTTTACTCGAGAACTACACAAACAAAGTTGATATTGAAGCCAATCTCTTCCTCGAAATGAGCCACAGCTTTATTCTTCCTGCAGCATATAAAACCATCAACAGGATGAGTGAAGTTCACAATAACATGAAAAGCATGGGATTAGAAGCTCAGGCAAAACACCTGGTAGATAAAATGGTTTCTCCAATAGCCTATTTGGCCGAAAAGGTAAGTAAAGACCTTGTTGGACTAAAGCATGAATTAATGGAAGCCAGGGCTATGGAAGATGCATTTGAAAAAGCCTCAACTTATGCCAACAAAGTTATTCCATACTTCGAGAAGATACGGGCAAATGTTGATATGCTTGAAGGAGTAGTTGATAACGAACATTGGACGCTACCAAAATACCGCGAATTGCTCTTTATAAGGTAA
- a CDS encoding ammonium transporter, with the protein MTKFKKSGLIFLIIFHPFLLFAGNEINSGDTAWMLVATALVMLMTPAGLALFYGGLTRTRSVLNTIGMSYVAFCSATIVWITVGYSMVFGSKDSIIGSFSNILLKEISVNDVSNTIPTLLFVAFQGTFAAITIAIVSGSIIERIKFSTWIIFTFLWTGLVYCPVAHWIWGGGFLSGHGELDFAGGTVIHINAGVAGLVLLFMLGKRRDFVSEKAKPSSLKLTILGSALLWFGWFGFNAGSQLAADAIAANAFLVTNVAACIGGMSWLLIEWVDSRKHSIIGIASGVIAGLVGITPAAGFVDVAGAAAIGLGSGLVGYFCVVKLKKLIRYDDTLDAFGLHGMVGIFGAIATGVFANPAVNKAAGLLYGNPSQVWTQLVAVLVTVAYSAIATFIVFKICAFITGGARVSEREEDQGMDAALHGERAFELND; encoded by the coding sequence ATGACCAAGTTCAAGAAATCAGGATTAATTTTTTTAATAATTTTTCACCCCTTTTTATTATTTGCAGGGAATGAAATTAATAGTGGCGATACAGCATGGATGTTGGTTGCTACAGCACTTGTGATGTTGATGACACCTGCCGGGCTTGCCTTGTTTTATGGAGGGCTCACACGTACCCGTAGCGTCTTAAATACTATTGGAATGAGCTATGTGGCCTTCTGTTCGGCAACTATCGTTTGGATTACAGTGGGTTATAGTATGGTTTTCGGCAGTAAGGATTCTATTATAGGTAGTTTTAGCAATATTTTACTTAAAGAAATTAGTGTTAATGATGTGTCGAACACTATACCAACATTGCTGTTTGTTGCCTTTCAGGGAACATTTGCTGCAATTACTATTGCTATTGTGAGCGGATCAATCATTGAACGAATTAAATTCTCGACATGGATTATTTTCACATTTCTTTGGACTGGTTTAGTATATTGTCCTGTTGCTCACTGGATTTGGGGAGGTGGCTTTTTGAGTGGCCACGGTGAGCTCGATTTTGCCGGAGGAACCGTAATTCATATCAATGCCGGTGTGGCCGGACTGGTGCTCTTATTTATGCTTGGAAAAAGAAGGGATTTTGTTTCTGAAAAAGCTAAGCCATCATCACTAAAACTAACCATACTTGGCTCGGCACTTTTGTGGTTTGGTTGGTTTGGATTTAATGCCGGCAGCCAACTTGCAGCTGATGCCATTGCAGCAAATGCGTTTTTGGTGACCAATGTTGCGGCTTGTATTGGAGGCATGTCGTGGCTGTTGATTGAGTGGGTCGATTCGCGTAAGCACTCTATTATAGGCATTGCTTCAGGTGTTATTGCCGGGTTGGTAGGCATAACTCCTGCTGCCGGGTTTGTTGATGTGGCGGGCGCGGCTGCCATTGGCTTAGGTTCGGGGTTGGTAGGTTATTTCTGCGTGGTTAAGCTAAAAAAACTTATCAGATATGATGATACGCTTGATGCTTTTGGTTTGCATGGAATGGTTGGAATATTTGGTGCAATAGCTACAGGTGTATTTGCAAATCCTGCGGTAAACAAAGCTGCAGGACTTCTTTATGGAAATCCTTCTCAGGTATGGACGCAATTGGTAGCCGTATTGGTAACAGTTGCTTATTCGGCTATAGCCACCTTCATTGTATTTAAAATATGTGCGTTCATTACTGGTGGTGCAAGAGTATCAGAGCGAGAAGAGGATCAGGGTATGGATGCTGCACTTCATGGTGAGCGAGCCTTTGAATTGAACGATTAA